In Crassostrea angulata isolate pt1a10 chromosome 6, ASM2561291v2, whole genome shotgun sequence, a genomic segment contains:
- the LOC128187963 gene encoding T-box transcription factor TBX18-like has protein sequence MQSTEESDQSPETQGNIRRIGNTCVSINLTFVKSRLGIFEAAIIVRILLWLWYFEIQDSVQHSKAGVDQKPSDLILSFICLICTWAGSNLACDYTYGSSYGFFEFVAGSVFLTYFINYLIFALTIDEKWCMKFVPWLVWHFFIGAIFTFFLLIASIVMVSHMCGQGGYAAAAVFGFITTIVSGVETYFLLQSLRQDHAPTDNKVLNMLGVPKGSTQCPQNPDYDRDILPEMDLSCRGERKAESPVSRLSQKANAFSIDSLLGQKVPKQTEDDTFSGLQSTSSFSGPTNPKHADLPPGDINDTHLPCISLEAQQPSPSVSPCRSSDSGSPVVPIEHFAEDSPELADVRCRLESKDLWKKFHELGTEMIITKSGRRMFPTLRVSFSGLEPDQEYIVAMDIVPVDNKRYRYAYHRSAWLVAGKADPPLPSNIYVHPDSVFTGAQLQKQIISFEKLKLTNNVLDRAGHIILNSMHKYQPRIHIIRKTSTTPNPLTSLKMTDHKTFSFSETGFIAVTAYQNQLITKLKIDSNPFAKGFRDSSRLSDIERETMESLLQSQTQANMMPFSDELGKQRQTIFRGLGDSELALSLLHGANLVAGSGSLSPSLGNSINRRLSLPMSPLYYTGALPNQEILRHQFVNQSASSPMLLSTHRYHPYLK, from the exons ATGCAGTCCACCGAGGAAAGTGACCAGTCCCCGGAGACCCAGGGAAACATCAGGCGTATCGGCAACACATGTGTCTCCATCAACCTCACCTTCGTCAAGAGTCGGCTCGGGATATTCGAGGCCGCCATCATCGTAAGAATATTATTATGGCTGTGGTATTTCGAAATTCAAGATTCTGTGCAACATTCCAAGGCAGGTGTGGATCAGAAACCCTCTGATTTG ATTCTGTCTTTCATATGTTTGATCTGCACATGGGCCGGGTCTAATCTAGCGTGTGATTACACGTACGGGTCAAGTTACGGGTTCTTCGAATTTGTTGCAGGCAGTGTCTTCTTGACATACTTCATAAACTACTTGATATTTGCCTTAACTATCGATGAAAAATGGTGTATGAAATTTGTGCCTTGGCTTGTGTGG CACTTTTTCATCGGAGCCATTTTCACCTTTTTCTTACTGATAGCGTCCATAGTGATGGTTTCTCACATGTGTGGACAAGGTGGATACGCCGCGGCCGCT GTGTTCGGGTTCATCACCACCATCGTGTCCGGTGTGGAGACGTACTTCCTGCTGCAGTCTCTCCGTCAGGACCACGCCCCCACCGATAACAAGGTGCTCAATATGTTGGGGGTCCCTAAGGGCAGCACCCAGTGCCCACAGAATCCCGACTACGACCGGGATATTTTACCAGA GATGGATTTATCGTGTCGCGGGGAAAGAAAAGCAGAGTCACCAGTATCCAGACTCTCTCAGAAGGCCAATGCTTTTTCCATAGACTCGCTGCTAGGACAGAAAGTACCAAAACAAACAGAGGATGATACATTTAGTGGACTTCAGTCAACTTCGTCATTTTCAGGACCAACTAATCCAAAACACGCAGATTTACCACCAG GCGACATTAACGACACCCACCTTCCCTGCATATCTCTGGAGGCCCAGCAGCCCAGCCCCTCCGTGTCCCCTTGTAGAAGCTCGGACAGCGGCTCCCCCGTGGTTCCCATAGAACACTTTGCCGAGGATTCTCCGGAGTTGGCCGACGTCAGATGCCGTCTGGAGTCCAAAGATCTGTGGAAGAAGTTCCACGAGCTGGGCACAGAAATGATCATCACGAAATCAGGAAG ACGCATGTTTCCTACTCTGCGCGTGTCCTTTAGCGGACTGGAGCCTGACCAAGAATACATCGTTGCAATGGATATCGTACCCGTAGACAACAAGCGGTACAGGTACGCCTATCACCGATCAGCGTGGCTGGTGGCGGGAAAAGCCGACCCTCCTCTCCCCTCCAACATCTACGTCCACCCAGACTCCGTCTTCACGGGAGCACAACTTCAGAAACAAATCATCTCCTTTGAGAAACTTAAGCTGACCAACAATGTACTGGACAGGGCTGGACAT ATAATTTTGAATTCCATGCACAAGTACCAGCCTCGAATTCACATCATCAGGAAAACATCAACTACACCTAATCCTCTGACGTCACTGAAAATGACCGACCATAAAACGTTCTCTTTTTCTGAGACTGGATTCATTGCAGTAACCGCTTACCAAAACCAGCTG ATTACAAAGTTGAAAATAGACAGCAACCCTTTTGCAAAAGGTTTCAGAGATTCCAGCAGGCTATCAGACATAGAAAG AGAAACGATGGAGAGTCTTTTGCAAAGTCAGACACAGGCAAACATGATGCCTTTCAGTGATGAACTGGGCAAACAAAGACAAACGATCTTTCGAGGTTTAGGAG ATTCAGAGCTTGCCTTATCTCTGTTACACGGAGCTAATTTAGTGGCGGGCTCCGGGTCACTGAGTCCATCATTGGGAAACTCAATCAACAGAAGATTGTCCCTACCTATGTCGCCTCTCTATTATACCGGAGCCTTACCCAATCAGGAGATCCTACGTCATCAGTTTGTCAACCAATCAGCATCGTCTCCTATGTTACTATCAACACACAGATATCATCCGTATCTCAAGTGA